One segment of Mycolicibacterium sp. YH-1 DNA contains the following:
- a CDS encoding gamma-aminobutyraldehyde dehydrogenase — protein MTMASSWIDGREVLTGGPTHKIINPATGDVVNEYALATPTEVDTAVASARKALSGWATATPADRSAVLAKLAELAGANAESLVAEEVSQTGKPVRLATEFDVPGSIDNIDFFAGAARHLEGKATAEYSADHTSSIRREAIGVVATITPWNYPLQMAVWKVLPALAAGCSVVIKPAEITPLTTLTLARLASEAGLPDGVLNVVTGAGHDVGTALAGHPGVDLVTFTGSTAVGRKVMAAASLHGRRTQLELGGKAPFVVFEDADLDAAIHGAVAASLINTGQDCTAATRAIVARPLYDDFVAGVGELMGKIVVGNPHDPDTDLGPLITTAHREKVAAMVARAPGEGGRIVTGGSAPEGPGSFYRPTLIADVDERSEIYRDEVFGPVLVARAFTDDDDALRQANDTEYGLAASAWTRDVYRAQRASREIHAGCVWINDHIPIISEMPHGGVGASGFGKDMSDYSFEEYLTIKHVMSDITAVAEKDWHRIIFSKR, from the coding sequence ATGACGATGGCGAGCAGCTGGATCGACGGTCGCGAGGTTCTGACCGGAGGCCCAACCCACAAGATCATCAATCCGGCCACCGGCGACGTGGTCAACGAGTACGCGCTGGCGACCCCGACGGAGGTCGACACCGCGGTCGCGTCGGCACGCAAGGCGCTCTCGGGTTGGGCGACGGCGACTCCGGCGGACCGCTCGGCGGTACTGGCCAAACTGGCCGAGCTGGCCGGCGCGAACGCCGAGAGTCTGGTCGCCGAGGAGGTCAGCCAGACCGGCAAGCCGGTCCGGCTGGCGACCGAGTTCGACGTGCCCGGCAGCATCGACAACATCGACTTCTTCGCGGGCGCCGCCCGTCACCTCGAGGGCAAGGCGACCGCCGAGTACTCGGCCGATCACACCTCGAGCATTCGGCGCGAGGCCATCGGCGTCGTCGCCACGATCACCCCGTGGAACTACCCGCTGCAGATGGCGGTGTGGAAGGTGTTGCCCGCGTTGGCCGCCGGCTGCTCGGTGGTGATCAAGCCCGCCGAGATCACCCCGTTGACGACGCTGACGCTGGCCAGGCTGGCCAGCGAGGCCGGCCTGCCCGACGGTGTGCTCAACGTCGTCACCGGCGCGGGGCACGACGTCGGCACGGCACTTGCCGGGCACCCGGGCGTCGACCTGGTGACGTTCACCGGCTCGACGGCCGTCGGCCGCAAGGTGATGGCCGCCGCCTCGCTGCACGGGCGCCGCACCCAGCTGGAACTGGGCGGCAAGGCGCCGTTCGTGGTGTTCGAGGACGCCGACCTGGACGCCGCCATCCACGGCGCGGTCGCCGCATCACTGATCAACACCGGCCAGGACTGCACCGCCGCCACCCGTGCGATCGTCGCCCGCCCGCTCTACGACGACTTCGTCGCGGGTGTCGGCGAGCTGATGGGCAAGATCGTCGTCGGTAACCCGCACGATCCCGACACCGACCTGGGCCCGCTGATCACGACGGCGCACCGCGAGAAGGTCGCCGCCATGGTCGCCCGCGCCCCGGGTGAGGGCGGGCGGATCGTGACCGGCGGCAGCGCACCCGAGGGGCCCGGCTCCTTCTACCGGCCGACGCTGATCGCCGACGTCGACGAGCGCTCCGAGATCTACCGCGACGAGGTCTTCGGGCCGGTCCTGGTGGCGCGCGCGTTCACCGACGACGACGATGCGCTCCGGCAGGCCAACGACACCGAGTACGGCCTGGCGGCCTCGGCCTGGACCCGCGACGTCTACCGGGCGCAGCGGGCCTCGCGCGAGATCCACGCCGGCTGCGTGTGGATCAACGATCACATCCCGATCATCAGCGAGATGCCGCACGGTGGCGTCGGCGCATCGGGCTTCGGCAAGGACATGAGCGACTACTCCTTCGAGGAGTATCTCACCATCAAGCACGTGATGAGCGATATCACCGCCGTGGCCGAGAAGGACTGGCACCGCATCATCTTCAGCAAGCGCTGA
- a CDS encoding MarR family transcriptional regulator: MNNNVMDAHGLTLFDVLLLDYLAKSDFGSARMRDIADAFAMMPSRVTQQIRRLQSQGLVSRSPDPGDRRGVLATITTRGRSRLGPALKTYARGIRAHYLNHMSREQMIALGDSCHRVSTAGKRA, encoded by the coding sequence TTGAACAACAATGTGATGGACGCACACGGGCTCACACTGTTCGACGTGCTACTGCTCGATTATCTCGCCAAATCGGACTTCGGGAGCGCTCGAATGCGCGATATCGCCGACGCATTCGCGATGATGCCCAGTCGGGTGACCCAACAGATTCGCCGCTTGCAATCTCAGGGCCTGGTCAGTCGCAGCCCCGATCCGGGCGATCGGAGGGGCGTGCTCGCCACCATCACCACTAGGGGCCGATCCCGGCTCGGACCTGCGCTGAAGACGTATGCCCGAGGGATCCGCGCGCACTACCTCAATCACATGTCACGCGAACAGATGATCGCGCTCGGCGACAGCTGCCATCGGGTCAGCACGGCAGGAAAGCGTGCATGA
- a CDS encoding helix-turn-helix transcriptional regulator, with protein sequence MQVPFARTQIDRLEDLCDAVDNAGLSAFQLSRQPPIGSLVHAAHDGITLSSGQHEGRIQLRGPLSDEEISVCVGLRMPRSRLLLRDIDSGIVCMLRPGEEQEAFHDLDTRYAVLTLSEETLEREAERLGLPFSRNAFRRTRVHPQSMAPAHLTMISDILARLHQADSQSRLSSATFADIVAALIGHFAQRPESLILRPLRQRERIVESTRAHIDQNLGQRLDIEDLARRAGVSRRTLTRSFEETLGESPWSYIARMRLHRIRADLLAADPRTSTIADVANQWGISELGRMSARYRTLFGELPSQTRARGA encoded by the coding sequence ATGCAGGTGCCGTTCGCTCGGACGCAGATCGATCGACTCGAAGATCTATGCGACGCGGTCGACAACGCGGGACTCAGTGCCTTCCAGCTATCGCGCCAACCTCCCATCGGCAGTCTGGTGCACGCCGCCCACGACGGCATAACGCTGAGTTCTGGCCAACACGAAGGCCGGATACAGCTCCGCGGGCCACTGTCCGATGAGGAGATTTCCGTCTGTGTTGGCCTGCGGATGCCCAGGAGCCGACTCCTGCTGCGTGACATCGACAGCGGGATCGTCTGCATGCTTCGCCCCGGCGAAGAGCAGGAGGCATTTCACGATCTGGACACCCGCTACGCCGTCCTAACCCTCAGCGAGGAGACATTGGAGCGCGAGGCGGAGCGCCTTGGCTTACCCTTCTCCCGCAACGCCTTTCGGCGCACTCGCGTTCACCCGCAGTCGATGGCACCCGCACACCTCACGATGATCTCCGACATCCTGGCCCGCCTGCACCAGGCCGACAGCCAGTCCCGACTCAGCTCCGCCACGTTCGCCGATATCGTCGCGGCCCTCATCGGCCATTTCGCGCAGCGCCCCGAATCCCTGATCCTGCGGCCGCTGCGGCAACGCGAGAGAATCGTCGAGTCGACCCGTGCCCACATAGACCAGAACCTGGGTCAACGCCTCGACATCGAGGATCTCGCACGCCGCGCAGGCGTCTCCCGCCGAACTCTCACAAGGTCTTTCGAGGAAACGCTCGGCGAGTCACCGTGGTCGTACATCGCACGCATGCGACTGCACCGCATCCGGGCCGACCTGCTCGCCGCCGACCCGCGGACCTCAACGATCGCCGATGTGGCCAATCAATGGGGAATCAGCGAATTGGGTCGCATGTCGGCCAGGTACCGCACCCTGTTCGGCGAACTCCCGTCACAGACCCGGGCGCGAGGGGCCTGA
- a CDS encoding universal stress protein: protein MHLTVGYLATPTGDDGVALAGVLAKTFGATVDVVLVVREELPDGHPGRAQYQEFLLERGKEWISKAISTLAAAGIKAAATVTIGDSFPETLMSFAEEHHSDLIVVGGARDGFFGGHVIGPVSSALLHTSSIPVALAPRGYAEDPPAAITAVTAAVPTKAGDDNPLPFAITLASAAGLSIRMVSLVSAENLATAENLEDLRAQQIAAARENLAVADRALPDTTIESLVADGMTLESALKKLNWSDSEVLVVGSSRFAAPKRIFLGSTASRILAGTDAPVIVIPRD from the coding sequence ATGCATTTGACCGTCGGCTATCTGGCCACCCCCACCGGTGATGACGGCGTGGCACTCGCAGGCGTGTTGGCGAAGACCTTCGGCGCGACCGTTGACGTCGTTCTCGTCGTGCGCGAGGAGCTGCCCGACGGCCATCCCGGCCGCGCGCAGTACCAGGAGTTCCTGCTCGAGCGTGGCAAGGAGTGGATCAGCAAGGCCATATCGACCCTCGCCGCCGCGGGCATCAAGGCAGCTGCCACGGTGACGATCGGCGACTCGTTCCCCGAGACGCTGATGTCGTTCGCCGAGGAACACCACTCGGACCTGATCGTCGTGGGCGGTGCGCGGGACGGGTTCTTCGGCGGTCACGTGATCGGTCCGGTCTCCAGCGCGCTGCTGCACACCTCCTCGATTCCGGTGGCCCTCGCGCCACGCGGTTACGCCGAGGACCCGCCGGCCGCCATCACCGCGGTGACGGCTGCGGTCCCGACGAAGGCGGGTGACGACAACCCGCTCCCCTTCGCCATCACCCTGGCCAGCGCCGCGGGGCTGTCCATCCGAATGGTGTCACTGGTTTCCGCCGAGAATCTTGCGACGGCCGAGAACCTGGAAGACCTACGCGCACAGCAGATTGCGGCTGCGCGCGAGAACCTCGCGGTCGCCGATCGCGCCCTGCCGGACACCACTATCGAGTCGTTGGTGGCTGATGGCATGACCCTGGAGTCGGCGCTGAAGAAGCTGAACTGGTCCGACTCGGAGGTGTTGGTCGTCGGCTCCAGCCGGTTCGCCGCACCCAAACGAATCTTCCTGGGCTCCACTGCGTCCCGGATCCTGGCGGGCACCGACGCTCCGGTGATCGTCATTCCCCGCGACTAG
- a CDS encoding SMP-30/gluconolactonase/LRE family protein gives MPTKLRKPPIDPVRWRPPPVDALPDPPARPVTIVPVGGMGPEDVVVDAEGQLWTGLVDGRIVRISPDDGEYSVVADTGGRPLGLHVARDGRVLICDCDRGLLALDPSSGVLSTLATSVDGRPLGFCSNVTETADGTIYFTESTSADFGFENFLGPFLEARGRGGLFRLDADGTVTTLVSGLYFTNGVTVTADGSALVFAETMGRRLSKYWLTGPLAGTVTPLAVHLPGMPDNISTGSDGRIWTAMVTPVNTAAESLMPRAPWLRKLVWRLPARLHPKIAPEIWVIGFDPDSGSAVGGIRTTHPDFGAVTGVVESGGRLWMSTIEFPALAYYEL, from the coding sequence GTGCCGACGAAGCTGCGGAAGCCGCCGATCGACCCCGTCCGATGGAGGCCGCCGCCAGTCGACGCCCTCCCCGACCCGCCCGCCCGACCGGTCACAATCGTGCCGGTCGGCGGGATGGGCCCGGAGGACGTCGTCGTCGACGCCGAGGGTCAGCTCTGGACGGGTTTGGTCGACGGACGCATCGTGCGGATCTCACCCGATGACGGCGAGTACTCCGTGGTCGCCGACACCGGCGGTCGACCGCTGGGCCTGCATGTGGCCCGCGACGGACGGGTGCTCATCTGCGACTGCGACCGAGGCCTGCTCGCGCTGGATCCAAGCAGTGGCGTGCTGAGCACCCTCGCCACGTCGGTCGATGGCCGCCCACTGGGGTTCTGTTCCAATGTCACCGAGACCGCGGACGGCACAATCTATTTCACTGAGTCGACAAGTGCCGACTTCGGCTTCGAGAACTTCCTCGGCCCATTCCTCGAGGCGCGGGGCCGCGGGGGCCTGTTCCGCCTCGACGCCGATGGCACCGTCACGACACTCGTCTCGGGGCTGTACTTCACCAACGGGGTCACGGTGACCGCCGACGGGTCGGCGCTGGTGTTCGCCGAGACGATGGGCCGCAGGCTGTCCAAGTACTGGCTCACGGGCCCGCTAGCTGGAACCGTGACGCCCCTGGCGGTTCATCTGCCCGGCATGCCAGACAACATCTCGACGGGTTCCGACGGTCGGATCTGGACCGCAATGGTGACCCCGGTGAACACCGCCGCCGAGAGCCTGATGCCGCGGGCGCCGTGGCTCCGAAAGCTCGTCTGGCGACTCCCGGCTCGACTGCATCCGAAGATCGCTCCCGAGATCTGGGTGATCGGGTTCGACCCCGACAGTGGATCCGCGGTCGGTGGCATCCGCACCACACACCCTGACTTCGGCGCTGTCACCGGCGTCGTCGAGTCCGGCGGGCGGCTGTGGATGTCGACCATCGAGTTTCCCGCCCTTGCGTACTACGAGCTGTGA
- a CDS encoding MarR family winged helix-turn-helix transcriptional regulator, giving the protein MERRQHRRSASDLPGLDIAEQKSWQNYLDATLRSRAAVNRQLTDEHQLRVVDLRVLDILAKATDGSVRMGDLAEAVESLPGRLTKRVRRLEERGLMRRETCADDRRGVLAIITDDGLALVAKATATYGRSVRTDLLGGLSRPQIAAIEENSRRINTALKPYRPTA; this is encoded by the coding sequence ATGGAGCGTCGTCAGCATCGCCGGTCGGCCAGTGATCTTCCCGGGCTGGATATCGCCGAACAGAAGTCGTGGCAGAACTATCTGGACGCGACGCTGCGCTCTCGTGCGGCGGTCAACCGGCAGTTGACCGACGAGCACCAGCTGCGCGTGGTCGACCTGCGGGTGCTGGACATCCTGGCCAAAGCCACCGACGGATCGGTGCGAATGGGCGATCTGGCCGAAGCGGTGGAATCACTGCCCGGCCGCCTCACCAAGCGGGTCCGTCGCCTGGAGGAGCGCGGACTGATGCGCCGCGAGACGTGTGCAGACGACAGACGCGGCGTGCTGGCCATCATCACCGACGACGGTCTGGCACTGGTGGCCAAGGCGACCGCGACATATGGACGCAGTGTTCGCACAGATCTCCTCGGTGGGTTATCGCGTCCGCAGATCGCCGCCATCGAGGAGAACAGCCGGCGGATCAACACCGCCCTGAAGCCGTACCGTCCCACTGCGTAG
- the yhjD gene encoding inner membrane protein YhjD: MTEPAEPGVLDRLRARFGWLDRVMRAQQRYTDSNGNFYAAGITYFTIFALFPLLMVGFAVGGFVLSRNPELLAEIESRIKSAVSGDLGTQLVNLMDSAIESRTSVGVIGLATAAWAGLGWMANLREALSAMWEQRPEPGNFIKSKLSDLGALMSAFLAIALTIALTALGSSDLINNVLDWLGIPDFPALAVVLRVISLVLSLMVSWLLFTWIIARLPRASVSFRSSVRAGLLAAVGFEIFKQVASIYLKSVVTGPAGATFGPVLGLMVFAYITARLILFATAWAATSRDNLEVAPVEPPSPAQITTRVQVREGLGVAGAVTAVVAGALGALGLSRLMRRR, encoded by the coding sequence ATGACCGAGCCGGCCGAACCGGGAGTGCTCGACCGGCTGCGGGCCAGATTCGGGTGGCTTGACCGTGTGATGCGGGCCCAGCAGCGCTACACCGACAGCAACGGCAATTTCTACGCCGCCGGAATCACCTACTTCACGATCTTCGCGTTGTTCCCACTGCTCATGGTGGGATTCGCCGTCGGCGGCTTCGTGCTGTCCCGCAATCCGGAACTGCTCGCCGAGATCGAGAGCCGGATCAAGTCGGCGGTCTCCGGCGACCTCGGCACCCAATTAGTCAACCTGATGGACTCCGCTATCGAGTCGCGCACGTCGGTGGGCGTCATCGGCCTGGCTACCGCCGCGTGGGCCGGACTGGGCTGGATGGCCAATCTGCGCGAGGCGCTCAGCGCGATGTGGGAACAACGACCGGAACCCGGGAACTTCATCAAGTCGAAGCTGTCCGACCTTGGCGCACTCATGTCGGCGTTTCTTGCCATCGCGCTGACGATCGCACTGACGGCACTCGGCAGTTCGGACCTCATCAATAACGTGCTCGATTGGCTTGGCATCCCGGACTTTCCGGCATTGGCTGTGGTGCTGCGGGTGATCTCGCTGGTGCTATCGCTGATGGTGTCCTGGCTGCTGTTCACCTGGATCATCGCCCGGCTGCCGCGGGCATCCGTGAGCTTCCGCAGTTCGGTACGGGCCGGACTGCTGGCCGCCGTCGGCTTCGAGATCTTCAAACAGGTCGCCTCGATCTACCTGAAGTCGGTGGTGACCGGCCCCGCCGGTGCGACGTTCGGTCCCGTTCTGGGCTTGATGGTGTTCGCCTACATCACTGCCCGGCTGATCCTGTTCGCGACCGCGTGGGCAGCCACGTCGAGGGACAACCTGGAGGTGGCGCCCGTCGAGCCGCCCAGCCCGGCGCAGATCACCACTCGCGTGCAGGTGCGGGAGGGGCTCGGCGTGGCGGGTGCGGTGACGGCGGTGGTCGCCGGTGCGCTTGGCGCGCTTGGTCTTTCCCGGTTGATGCGGCGTCGCTGA
- a CDS encoding Lrp/AsnC family transcriptional regulator — translation MDTPDARPGLQAVSLRINHSRPGAAYHLDELSKAIVEKLQQDGRRSYAGIGKAVGLSEAAVRQRVQRMVDAGVMQIVAVTDPMQLGFARQAMIGIRCTGDTLKVAEQLAAIESVDYVVLTAGSFDAIAEVVCEDDDDLLDLLNTKIRAVPGVITTETLVYLKLVKQQYNWGTR, via the coding sequence ATGGACACCCCTGACGCTCGCCCCGGGTTGCAGGCCGTCTCACTCCGCATCAACCATTCTCGGCCAGGCGCGGCCTATCACCTGGACGAGCTGTCCAAGGCGATCGTCGAGAAGCTGCAGCAGGACGGCCGGCGGTCGTACGCGGGGATCGGCAAGGCGGTGGGGTTGTCCGAGGCCGCGGTGCGCCAGCGCGTGCAGCGCATGGTGGACGCCGGGGTGATGCAGATCGTCGCCGTCACCGATCCCATGCAGCTGGGCTTCGCCCGCCAGGCCATGATCGGCATCCGCTGCACGGGCGACACCCTCAAGGTCGCCGAGCAGCTGGCCGCCATCGAGTCCGTCGACTACGTCGTGCTGACCGCGGGGTCCTTCGACGCCATCGCCGAGGTCGTGTGCGAGGACGATGACGACCTTCTAGACCTACTCAACACCAAGATCCGCGCCGTGCCAGGAGTGATAACCACCGAAACCTTGGTTTACCTTAAACTCGTTAAGCAGCAATACAATTGGGGCACAAGATGA
- a CDS encoding MarR family winged helix-turn-helix transcriptional regulator — MSDEEQWSWKRFADSASRLYREINTALTDKHDLAIRDVQILQQLNTDPSGLVRMGALAETLVVSPSRVTWLVTRLEDRGLVGRVRSRKDRRIVVVGITRKGEDHLRLALHTYADLVRQYYLGSLTRDRMTALGDTASRLSDGLRNQTDDRFRHSS, encoded by the coding sequence ATGAGTGACGAGGAGCAGTGGAGCTGGAAGCGCTTCGCGGACTCGGCCAGTCGGCTCTACCGAGAGATCAACACCGCCCTCACGGACAAGCACGACCTCGCGATCCGCGATGTGCAGATACTTCAACAGCTCAACACCGACCCGAGTGGTCTTGTTCGAATGGGGGCTCTGGCAGAGACTTTGGTGGTCTCTCCCAGTCGAGTCACATGGTTGGTGACCCGACTGGAGGATCGGGGCCTGGTGGGCAGGGTCCGTAGCCGCAAGGACAGACGAATCGTCGTCGTCGGGATCACCCGAAAGGGAGAGGATCATCTGCGGCTCGCGCTGCACACCTATGCCGATCTCGTGCGGCAGTACTACCTCGGTTCCCTTACCCGAGACCGGATGACCGCGTTGGGGGACACCGCCAGTCGACTCAGTGACGGCTTGAGAAACCAGACTGATGACCGCTTCCGTCACAGCTCGTAG
- a CDS encoding D-alanyl-D-alanine carboxypeptidase family protein: MSGSVSRRVACVAAALAFGAAPVFVGVPVAGADPDPCPYKVVTPPAVDSSEVPKAGPPPAPLPVPAKPLGGDALSGCGIITAPGTPPVPGDISAEAWLVADLDSGDVIAARDPHGRHRPASIIKVLVAMQSIKDVPINKQVVGTADDAAAEGTKIGVKDGSVYTVNDLLHGLLMHSGNDAAHALAGQLGGMDSALGKINELAGKLGGRDTRAATPSGLDGPGMSTSAYDIGLFYRYAWQNPVFTDIVATRRYNLPEYELENDNKLLDNYPGALGGKTGFTDDAGQTFVGAAERDGRRLVAVLLRGTRVPIAPWEQAARLLDYGFATEPGTKIGTLIDPDPSLTVKDPATLSNLEAAQDLASALPPEDATPVRVGVGIVGSLIVFALIMGARSLNRRPTH, from the coding sequence ATGTCTGGATCCGTATCGCGCCGCGTGGCCTGCGTGGCCGCGGCTCTCGCCTTCGGCGCGGCTCCCGTGTTCGTCGGCGTCCCGGTTGCGGGCGCCGACCCGGACCCCTGCCCGTACAAGGTCGTCACCCCACCCGCCGTCGACTCCTCCGAGGTGCCGAAGGCAGGGCCGCCGCCAGCGCCGCTGCCCGTCCCGGCCAAACCGCTTGGCGGCGACGCACTGTCGGGGTGCGGCATCATCACCGCGCCCGGCACTCCCCCAGTCCCGGGCGACATCTCGGCCGAGGCCTGGCTCGTCGCCGACCTCGACTCCGGTGACGTCATCGCCGCCCGCGACCCGCACGGCCGACACCGCCCCGCCAGCATCATCAAGGTCCTGGTGGCGATGCAGTCCATCAAGGACGTGCCGATCAACAAGCAGGTCGTCGGCACCGCCGACGACGCCGCCGCCGAGGGCACCAAGATCGGCGTCAAGGACGGCAGCGTCTACACCGTGAACGACCTGTTGCACGGGCTGCTGATGCACTCCGGCAACGACGCCGCCCACGCGCTGGCCGGCCAGCTCGGCGGCATGGACTCCGCGCTGGGCAAGATCAACGAGCTCGCGGGCAAGCTCGGCGGCCGCGACACCAGAGCCGCCACCCCGTCGGGCCTCGACGGCCCCGGTATGAGCACGTCGGCCTACGACATCGGGCTGTTCTACCGCTACGCCTGGCAGAACCCGGTGTTCACCGACATCGTGGCCACCCGCAGGTACAACCTGCCCGAGTACGAACTCGAGAACGACAACAAGCTTCTCGACAACTACCCCGGCGCCCTCGGCGGCAAGACCGGCTTCACCGACGACGCCGGCCAGACGTTCGTCGGCGCCGCCGAACGTGACGGCCGCCGACTGGTCGCGGTGCTGTTGCGTGGCACCCGCGTGCCGATCGCCCCGTGGGAGCAGGCCGCCCGCCTCCTCGACTATGGCTTCGCCACCGAGCCGGGGACCAAGATCGGCACGCTCATCGACCCCGACCCCTCGCTGACCGTCAAGGACCCGGCCACGTTGTCGAATCTCGAAGCGGCCCAAGACCTTGCGTCGGCGCTGCCACCCGAGGACGCCACCCCGGTGCGCGTCGGAGTCGGCATCGTCGGATCGCTGATCGTCTTCGCGCTCATCATGGGCGCACGGTCATTGAACCGACGCCCCACCCACTAG
- a CDS encoding aspartate aminotransferase family protein — protein MTLIDSTNDTTSNLSAKADRHLWGHFSRHGAGITPPIITRGEGVHIFDDKGKSYIDGLSGLFVVQVGHGRKELAEAAAKQAETLAFFPLWSYATPPAIELADRLAGYAPGDLNRVFFTTGGGEAVESAWKLAKQYFKLTGKPGKYKVLSRSIAYHGTPQGALAITGIPAFKAPFDPPTPGGFRVPNTNFYRAPERYDNDPKAFGRYCADRIAEAIEFEGPDTVAAVFLEPVQNAGGCFPPPPGYFERVREICDEYDVLLVSDEVICAYGRIGSMFACQDFDYIPDIITCAKGMTSGYSPIGAMIASDRLFEPFDDGQTVFGHGYTFGGHPVSSAVALANLDIFEREGINDHVKTMAPAFRATLEKLYDLPIVGDVRGEGFFYGIELVKDKATKETFNDEESERLLRGFLTPALWEAGLYCRADDRGDPVVQLAPPLISGQKEFDAIYDILHNVLSEASARM, from the coding sequence ATGACACTCATCGACTCAACGAACGACACCACTTCCAACCTGAGCGCCAAGGCCGACCGCCACCTGTGGGGACACTTCTCCCGGCACGGCGCCGGCATCACCCCGCCGATCATCACCCGCGGCGAGGGCGTGCACATCTTCGACGACAAGGGCAAGAGCTACATCGACGGGCTCTCAGGGCTCTTCGTGGTCCAGGTCGGGCACGGCCGCAAGGAACTCGCCGAAGCCGCGGCCAAGCAGGCCGAGACCCTGGCGTTCTTCCCCCTGTGGTCCTACGCCACGCCGCCGGCGATCGAACTCGCCGACCGGCTCGCCGGGTACGCACCGGGCGATCTGAACCGCGTCTTCTTCACCACCGGCGGCGGCGAGGCCGTCGAGAGCGCCTGGAAGCTGGCCAAGCAGTACTTCAAGCTGACCGGCAAACCCGGCAAGTACAAGGTGCTCTCGCGGTCCATCGCCTATCACGGCACCCCGCAGGGAGCGCTGGCCATCACCGGCATCCCGGCGTTCAAGGCGCCGTTCGATCCGCCGACCCCCGGCGGTTTCCGGGTGCCCAACACCAACTTCTACCGGGCACCCGAGCGCTATGACAACGACCCGAAGGCGTTCGGCCGCTACTGTGCTGACCGCATCGCCGAGGCCATCGAGTTCGAGGGCCCCGACACCGTCGCGGCCGTGTTCCTCGAGCCGGTGCAGAACGCCGGCGGCTGCTTCCCGCCCCCACCCGGGTACTTCGAGCGGGTCCGTGAGATCTGCGACGAGTACGACGTGCTGCTGGTCTCGGACGAGGTGATCTGCGCCTACGGCCGGATCGGTTCGATGTTCGCCTGCCAGGACTTCGACTACATCCCCGACATCATCACCTGCGCCAAGGGTATGACCTCGGGGTACTCCCCGATCGGGGCGATGATCGCGAGCGACCGGCTCTTCGAGCCCTTCGACGACGGTCAGACGGTCTTCGGGCACGGCTACACCTTCGGCGGGCACCCGGTGTCCTCGGCGGTCGCGCTGGCCAACCTCGACATCTTCGAGCGCGAGGGCATCAACGACCACGTCAAGACCATGGCACCCGCGTTCCGGGCGACCCTGGAGAAGCTGTACGACCTACCCATCGTCGGCGACGTCCGCGGCGAGGGCTTCTTCTACGGCATCGAATTGGTCAAGGACAAGGCCACCAAGGAGACCTTCAACGACGAGGAATCCGAACGGCTGCTCCGGGGCTTCCTGACCCCCGCACTGTGGGAGGCCGGGCTGTACTGCCGCGCCGATGACCGTGGCGACCCAGTCGTTCAGCTCGCGCCCCCGCTGATCAGCGGGCAGAAGGAGTTCGACGCGATCTACGACATCCTGCACAACGTGTTGAGCGAAGCCAGCGCCCGCATGTAG